Genomic segment of Citrus sinensis cultivar Valencia sweet orange chromosome 7, DVS_A1.0, whole genome shotgun sequence:
ACTCAAGATAAGAGAGGGAGAGAAGCCTGTACTGGAGGAACCAATTCCATTTTCTGAGATGTACAGGAGGAAGATGAGCAAAGACCTTGAACTCGCCAGGCTTAAGAAGCTGGCCAACGAGAAGAAACAATATTCCGAGAAAGCTAAATTGGACGCCAAGCCCATTGAGGAGATCTTGGCTTAGAGCCTTTGACCCCTAATTAAGGCTACCCTACCCTTCGTTGCTTCTTATGCATCGCATTTCCTGCTgcttatttactttttattattatggaGTTCTGTATGTTTTCGTGAACGATGCcagtgaaaataaaatgggGCTACTTCTTCATTTGTTTCAATCAAATATCAATCGACACAGGGTCTTgctaaattaagaaatttacaACAAATATCAATGTAATTATTCACAATTTctcacttattttattttgtatcatTCTTGCTATATTAAACGATTACTTTTGAATTACTGTGAGTTGCATATAACTTGGCAGCTGCCACCAACACAGATAAGAAATTATGTAAGTCAGAAAGAGGGCCTGGCCTCATTTTCAATGCATTCAAAACTcgaaagtacaaaaaaatcgatctttctttcattttcgttttccGTACAAATCACGAATGACAACTAATTGCCATCCCGCCCACAGTACCTCTCGGACCACTTCCACTTCCGGAGTCAGGTCCCACGCATTACCCACCCATATGAAATGAAAGGATGACTgctcatttttcttcttgtaaTACTAACCAAATAATGtgataataaattgataatcaaTAACTGCACCACCCACATTCAGCATCCCATCTCACAATGCACCAATTAACGTATTAATACCAACTTTTAACTACTAGTCGCGGGATCTAAAATCTAATCAAAATCTTCTTTCATGGTAAAAAATTCTATCCAAATCCAACTAAAACTGAAACACTTAACAGATGGTGGGAAATAAAGTTGCGGGACTATTTACGTAAGACAAAATAATCACCAACTTCCagcaaaaatttttaaaaatattgtgaagCCCCAATAGTAATtagcaacaaaattaatgcTAATTTTCAATCTTCTCTATAGCATTGAATAATAAGGTAGTTCTCACAAGGACATTAATTAATCACAGTAAAGCAAACAGAGAAGCTAACAGCAACAGGATTGCCTATCAACCAATAAAAACATGAAATATGAACTATTTGGCATAATATCGATTTGCGTATGCAAATACAGGATTTTCATTACCGTCAAATAGATGAGAGTTGGGTCACTGCATATAAATAGTTGCATGAAATGTGTatctaaagagaaaatttatgaatcaaaatcaaaacaattaaaaaacaaaaataaattaatacctTACATTGCTTCTGATTCAACATGGATATATGGATGTATTTTCTGAATGCTGTGAACTAGAAACAAATCTAACCAAGAAGTCGTGCTGACCTGCTTCCATCTAGCTATTTACAAACATAATTAATGTTGCAACTTTATTCATGCCCAAAAATCTTTGCTataacatataaatataacataacaCATGCAATTGCTCAGTAAGGAATTGCCTGCACATTGTGGTTACTCTATTTCAAATTACAACAATGAATAACGAACACAAAATTGAGTGGACTAAATTCATACCCCAAAAGCAtgtaaaaaaaacaaaacaggGATTTGTGTTGAGTTGTCACTTGCACATTAGATTGTAAACTAACGGCAAAATACTGACCTCAAACTTGATTGTGAAGCCATTGCCCATCCACTTCTTCCACTTTCTTATGTCGTGCAATTAATTTCTCCTTTGCCTTCGAGTCCCAATTTCAAGACCAAAATCATCACTGCAACTTACTTGGATGAATCATCCGTATGAAAGATTTTGGCCAATTACATGGAGAGCCACGTTAACTGAATTAAGGATCCATCTCATCTTGATCATGTTGGAGACAATTAAATTACGATTTCAATTTGTCCATATTTCGCGCTTCGCACCTTACACTATCCCTgcaaatatcaattaattaaaaagtagaATACAGTATAGGATTTATTCGTATTTACTTTTTCATAGATCTGCCCCTTTACCATTAATTAAGTAAGAAACGTTACTaattatttgtctttttaatttcattcattttaattatcgTGTAATTTTGCGTAGTATTATTTTTCCCaagtttagcattttcatatAGGTTTAAGGCATTAGAAGACATAAAAATGCAATCAGCAATCTaataaaagccaaaaaaaaaaaaaaattctatctAACTATCTTTTAGCTAGGTTCACGTAGCTCTGCTTTCCCCCCAAATCCTTCAGGGGAGGGCTCTCTCTCCGTTTGATGCAGCAAAGGGGCTAGACCGAGCCCTGTTTCGGCCTCTTCAGTCCTGGACGGGCAGGACTTTTTGCAGGCCCATTAatgtttaattgttttaaaatttttgattttttttaagaaaacaacTTTGATATGTTTTTATCATTTCCTTAATCCATTATTAGTATTGTCCAATTTCCTTGTTCAATTTGGTAGTATGGAATTTATCTAACTTcgttttgttaaaattttatttaacaatttatcAAGCTATGTAATACTAAcacttaatattattaaaaaaaatgaaattaaaattgaaattgaaatacagATGAATAGAATCCAAAAACAGTATCACTTATCCCAATACAAAAACTAAAGTAACCAAATACAAAACCTAGACAGCAGAATGTATttaggattttaattttatcatttaatgaTCAAGCCAAGAGCTTTAAGATAAAACCCCATGCTCTGCTCGGCCCTTGGCACCTAAAAACTTTGTCAAATATTAGCCATGCCAGATCTGGCCCAGCCAGGCTTTTTGGCCGTCGTAAGTATTCTACgctgaattttcttttcctttttagttACTTTGGCCTAACtgtatatctttttttttttttttttttttttttttgggtgcaaTAACGAGCCTATCTAAAGGCTAAGGCAAAACAGAGCGAGGGTATGAAACCCCAGTAACTGTATATCTTCTATGCACTTGTAAATTGATCATAATGTTTAagaatatgttaattttatttctaggTTGTTGAATTTACTGGCTTGCTGATGGTAACAAAGTTTCTTactggttaaaaaaaaaaagggcgcCCGGTTTTAATAAATCatgatttaagtttttaactATTATATCAATTGATCTAATTCTTCACCCAAGAGCCGAacgtaaataaatttttttttttttaaaaaaggaggAAGATGCCCAGACTGCTTGTAGAGCCACAGCCGCTGACATATACAGAGCAATTTATGTAGAGGACAGATGCGTACACTTTGGTAGGACTTGAATACAACTCGAAAACTTTAAAGACAGCCGTTCCTTTTAAGAAGTCGAAAGGGAAAGCAAACAAACTTATAAAAGAGTCCTTTAAAACACTTTCACAAAATAGGTAGAAAAGCGTGATGCTAGAGAAATGGCTTATATTGCTGTTATTGGACATTACGTAGCCGATGCATCAGAAAGCTCTTGAAGATCTTCTTGGATCCACAACTAAATCTTTAAATATCTGTCGTCCATGAATAGAAGCATTCTCTATGCTTTCCTCATTCAGCCCTCCCTCACTCTCAATCCTCACTGCCCTAAACGACACTGGGATCATGCCGTGCCATATTGAGTGTAAATATGCCAAACTATAATAGGGAAAGCATCCATTCATAATCTTGCAGATGTCGACCTTTTCATTGATAAGAGTTGTTGAAGACGCaggataaataattaatgaacaaaacatgaataaaaatagatttcCGTTTCACTTGTTTAAATAACTCACAACTGGACCATTTTACAATTTAGAAGAAACAAATCCAATAATTTGGTGATAGTTACGAAGTGGGTTCAGACTCCAAAACATATACCCCGTATTGTATAATAATAGAAGTAATCATTTTAACTTTTGTACATGGTTTTCACTAGAACAATTTTTCATGTTAGATTATGCAAATTGATATCATCGGCAAATCATACTTGACGCACTAGCAACACCCTCATCTCTTTTTAAGGGTCCACGTAAATCTCTGTCGATAAATTACACGCCCATTCTTTATGCAAGCGCATGAAGCCACTAGCATTGTGATTAATATATAGTCCTTACACgcattaatatatatacacacaaacATCTCCTAAACCGGtcaattttacattatttttgtcTATGAAACTGATCTTTTATACAATAACTTAACGAGGCATTGATGGTTGTACTTCGTAGGCTGCTTGTTTGATCCACAAATCTTGAGGTAGTTGAGACAAAGTACAAAAATGAGTACATTTTGCAgtataattaatgaataagtTATTGACTTTCTTCCTTAATCCGCGGGTTTCActgtattaattattaaatcacGTAATATGGACAAGGTGAACAGAAAGATATGTATATAATAAACCATCAAGTTATAGGTTAACACGTGATAAATACACAAGAGAccgcataattaaaatttaacttaaaacaaAGATGACAACAGTACGTTAGTTAAGACAACAGCAAGCTTATATcttagctagctagctagcttaTGAATCACATAATTACTAGGTCATTATTCGACTTGATATTCATCATTCATATTTATGGTACTGATCACCAATGGTTgggaatatatttttatatagagCCCGAGGATCCGCTGGTGTAGGAATTGAGGCTGAGCTCAAGAGAAGCTGAAGAAGAGGTGCTGCTACCATCATTGGAACCATACCAGCCGGAGTAGTAGCTGCTTGAATTTGGCTTGCTGTTCCAATAATTGTTGATGCTGTCTTCGCCATGCATGGGAAAGAGAGGGAGGGTTTCAATACCTGGGTgaccattttcttcttcttcttcgtcttcttTGTCATTTCCTTGGTTGCCATCCGCAGAGTTCTTCTGGCCAAAAAAAATGTATGATGAAGTGTGTGGGTCTATGCCAACCCAGCCATAGTTTTGGCTTCTGGATCCGCCAACAACACTGCTACCAGTTGATGATATTGAGCAGTCCTAGtttcattaacaaaataaacatgcaAGAGATCTGGTGAACAAATggacttaaataaaattaattaaccaaaAGAGGATTGTTAGTTTTCATTAAAGATGTTTCAAACATGTACTCGTGCCGCTCTCtccttttcaatttaatttgaacCAGAAAGCTGTTGATGAATGATTCTGTTAGCAGATATAAACAATCACAGTACATGCATGAGTACATTTTATGTTACTCGTTTTATCCCACAATTAGATTCCTTTTGAAATTTAGAAAGAAGTAGAGTATATGACCTCGTGTGCCAACTTACCCTAAAATTCTTCTCCATGGTAACAGGTCCATATCCATGGTCTCCCATTTGACCACCAGTATACACAGAATATGAAGGAAGTGTAGCAGAAACCCCAGCTACAAAATCATCATAACcaattacataattattaGCCTAAAACCTCTGAAATATTCaggacatatatatatatgtagttATGTAAAAGAAAGATGAAACAAGTACCAGAGGTTATAGACTGAGACCGCGATTTGTTGGCGAAATCTTCAGGTTTCCAGTTAGTAGCAGCAGCTGGTCTCTGGTGCATGGGAAGATTATCAGCAGCAGAGGTGGAGCTGCCTTCGatcttctttttgagcctcTCTCGCGCTTTGTAGTTCTGAAACCAATAAAAGACATTTTTACCTTCGATCTTGCCGTACTGTCTAAGCCTAG
This window contains:
- the WUSCHEL gene encoding WUSCHEL-like protein produces the protein MEPQQQQNQHQGNGACGGSGKGNNCHCRPTCPRWTPTTDQIRILKELYYNNGVRSPTAEQIQKISARLRQYGKIEGKNVFYWFQNYKARERLKKKIEGSSTSAADNLPMHQRPAAATNWKPEDFANKSRSQSITSAGVSATLPSYSVYTGGQMGDHGYGPVTMEKNFRDCSISSTGSSVVGGSRSQNYGWVGIDPHTSSYIFFGQKNSADGNQGNDKEDEEEEENGHPGIETLPLFPMHGEDSINNYWNSKPNSSSYYSGWYGSNDGSSTSSSASLELSLNSYTSGSSGSI